A single Macaca mulatta isolate MMU2019108-1 chromosome 11, T2T-MMU8v2.0, whole genome shotgun sequence DNA region contains:
- the NACA gene encoding nascent polypeptide-associated complex subunit alpha isoform X7 has protein sequence MPGEATETVPATEQELPQPQAETGSGTESDSDESVPELEEQDSTQATTQQAQLAAAAEIDEEPVSKAKQSRSEKKARKAMSKLGLRQVTGVTRVTIRKSKNILFVITKPDVYKSPASDTYIVFGEAKIEDLSQQAQLAAAEKFKVQGEAVSNIQENTQTPTVQEESEEEEVDETGVEVKDIELVMSQANVSRAKAVRALKNNSNDIVNAIMELTM, from the exons ATGCCCGGAGAAGCCACAGAAACCGTCCCTGCTACAGAGCAGGAGTTGCCGCAGCCCCAGGCTGAGACAG GGTCTGGAACAGAATCTGATAGTGATGAATCAGTACCAGAGCTTGAAGAACAGGATTCCACCCAGGCAACCACACAACAAGCCCAG CTGGCGGCAGCAGCTGAAATTGATGAAGAACCAGTCAGTAAAGCAAAACAGAGTCGGAGTGAAAAGAAGGCACGGAAG gcTATGTCCAAACTGGGTCTTCGACAGGTTACAGGAGTTACTAGAGTCACTATCCGGAAATCTAAGAATATCCTCTTTGTCATCACAAAACCAGATGTCTACAAGAGCCCTGCTTCAGATACTTACATAGTTtttggggaagccaag ATCGAAGATTTATCCCAGCAAGCACAACTAGCAGCTGCTGAGAAATTCAAAGTTCAAGGTGAAGCTGTCTCAAACATTCAAGAAAACACACAGACTCCAACCGTACAAGAGGAGAGTGAAGAGGAAGAG GTCGATGAAACAGGTGTAGAAGTTAAAGACATAGAATTGGTCATGTCACAAGCAAATGTGTCGAGAGCAAAGGCAGTCCGAGCCCTGAAGAACAACAGTAATGATATTGTAAATGCGATTATG GAATTAACAATGTAA
- the NACA gene encoding nascent polypeptide-associated complex subunit alpha isoform X5 — MFGEGCCCVSPLSNPAWSLRLSDFKLECVLGGMLYQVGLHNSPFFSSPPPFFISFCLSPAVLPMSSALSVTAALGQPGQTLPPPCSPAPQQCPLSTANQAAPFPSPSTIASTPFEVPFTQSSSGTALPLGTAPEAPTFLPNLIGPPISPAALALASPMIAPTLKGTPSSSAPLALVALAPHSVQKSSAFPPNLPSSPPSVAVAESGSVISLSAPIAPSEPKTNLIKVPSEVVPNPKGTPSPSCIVSTVPYHCVTPVASVQSGMASLPQTTPTTTLAITSLQVKDTTISSALTSPQNPGSLSLKGPVSPSAALPLSTQSLPVVTSSQKTVGPNTPPDFPIYLGSHLAPLYQSSFGSVQPLGQTSPSALTDPTVKTISIDHSSTGDSYPSQRSVIPPLPSRNEVVPATVAAFPVVAPSVDKGPSTITSITYSPSGSLNVATSSSLSPTTSLILKSSPNATHHYPLVAQMPVSSVGTTPLVVTNPCTIDAAATTFEVATCVSPPISSGPISNIEPTSPAALVMAPVAPKEPSTQVATTLRTPVSPPLPDPEDLKNLPSSVLVKFPTQKDLQTAPASPDGAAFSPAQAELTTKKDPTVLPLAQTVRKNSPSFQSTSSSPEISLSPETTVAKKSLEGPLPIAPADEDELPPLIPPEPISGGVPFQSVLVNMPTPKAAGIPVPTPSAKQPVMKNNKGSGTESDSDESVPELEEQDSTQATTQQAQLAAAAEIDEEPVSKAKQSRSEKKARKAMSKLGLRQVTGVTRVTIRKSKNILFVITKPDVYKSPASDTYIVFGEAKIEDLSQQAQLAAAEKFKVQGEAVSNIQENTQTPTVQEESEEEEVDETGVEVKDIELVMSQANVSRAKAVRALKNNSNDIVNAIMELTM; from the exons ATGTTTGGGGAAGGTTGTTGTTGCGTGTCACCTTTATCTAATCCTGCGTGGTCACTTAGACTGTCAGATTTTAAACTCGAGTGTGTCCTAGGAGGCATGTTGTACCAAGTTGGGCTGCATAACTCACCTTTTTTCTCCTCCCCCCCCCCTTTCTTTATCTCCTTTTGCCTTTCTCCAGCTGTGCTACCTATGTCTTCAGCCTTGAGTGTCACTGCTGCCTTAGGCCAGCCTGGACAAACCCTCCCCCCTCCTTGCTCTCCTGCCCCACAACAGTGCCCTCTGTCAACTGCTAACCAGGCTGCCCCATTCCCTTCCCCCTCTACTATTGCCTCGACCCCTTTTGAAGTTCCTTTTACCCAGTCATCCTCTGGAACAGCCCTACCTTTGGGAACTGCCCCTGAAGCCCCAACTTTCCTACCAAACCTAATAGGGCCTCCCATCTCCCCAGCTGCCTTAGCTCTGGCCTCTCCCATGATAGCTCCAACTCTGAAAGGGACGCCTTCCTCTTCAGCTCCCTTAGCTCTGGTTGCCCTGGCTCCCCACTCAGTTCAGAAGAGTTCTGCTTTTCCACCTAACCTTCCTTCTTCACCTCCTTCAGTGGCTGTAGCTGAGTCAGGGTCAGTGATATCACTGTCAGCTCCCATTGCTCCCTCAGAACCAAAGACTAATCTTATTAAAGTTCCCTCTGAGGTAGTCCCTAATCCAAAAGGCACCCCCAGTCCTTCATGTATAGTCAGTACCGTTCCTTACCACTGTGTGACTCCCGTGGCCTCTGTTCAATCTGGAATGGCCTCCCTTCCTCAGACAACACCCACAACTACCCTAGCTATCACTTCCCTTCAAGTCAAAGATACCACCATTTCCTCAGCTCTAACTTCTCCGCAAAACCCAGGAAGCCTCAGCCTAAAGGGGCCTGTTAGTCCATCTGCTGCCTTACCTCTTTCAACTCAGTCTCTTCCTGTGGTGACCTCTTCTCAAAAGACTGTGGGTCCCAACACTCCCCCAGATTTTCCCATTTATCTGGGCTCTCATCTTGCACCTTTGTATCAAAGTTCTTTTGGTTCTGTCCAACCTTTAGGTCAAACAAGTCCCAGTGCTTTGACAGACCCTACAGTGAAGACCATTTCTATAGATCATTCTTCCACTGGGGACTCTTATCCTTCTCAGAGATCTGTaattcctccccttccttccagaAATGAGGTAGTTCCTGCTACTGTGGCTGCCTTTCCAGTGGTGGCTCCATCTGTTGACAAAGGTCCCTCTACCATCACTAGCATAACCTACAGCCCTTCTGGCTCCTTAAATGTAGCTACCTCCTCTTCATTATCTCCTACGACCTCTCTCATTCTCAAAAGCTCTCCTAATGCCACTCATCATTATCCTTTAGTGGCCCAAATGCCTGTTTCTTCTGTTGGAACCACCCCACTTGTGGTGACTAACCCCTGTACAATTGATGCAGCAGCTACTACCTTTGAGGTAGCTACTTGTGTTTCTCCTCCAATTTCATCAGGTCCCATAAGTAATATAGAACCAACTTCCCCTGCTGCCTTGGTTATGGCACCTGTGGCTCCCAAAGAGCCTTCTACTCAAGTAGCAACCACTCTGAGGACACCAGTCTCTCCTCCTCTGCCAGACCCTGAAGACCTCAAAAATCTCCCCAGTTCAGTATTGGTTAAATTTCCAACACAAAAAGACCTCCAAACTGCACCTGCCTCTCCTGACGGAGCTGCTTTCTCTCCAGCCCAAGCAGAACTCACCACCAAGAAAGACCCTACTGTGTTACCATTAGCCCAGACAGTTCGTAAAAATTCCCCTTCTTTCCAAAGTACATCCTCTTCTCCAGAGATATCTCTTTCTCCTGAAACCACCGTAGCAAAGAAAAGCCTTGAAGGCCCTCTCCCTATAG CCCCTGCTGATGAGGATGAGCTGCCGCCTCTGATACCCCCGGAACCAATCTCTGGGGGAGTGCCTTTCCAGTCAGTCCTCGTCAACATGCCCACCCCCAAAGCTGCTGGAATCCCTGTCCCAACCCCCTCTGCCAAGCAGCCTGTTATGAAGAACAACAAGG GGTCTGGAACAGAATCTGATAGTGATGAATCAGTACCAGAGCTTGAAGAACAGGATTCCACCCAGGCAACCACACAACAAGCCCAG CTGGCGGCAGCAGCTGAAATTGATGAAGAACCAGTCAGTAAAGCAAAACAGAGTCGGAGTGAAAAGAAGGCACGGAAG gcTATGTCCAAACTGGGTCTTCGACAGGTTACAGGAGTTACTAGAGTCACTATCCGGAAATCTAAGAATATCCTCTTTGTCATCACAAAACCAGATGTCTACAAGAGCCCTGCTTCAGATACTTACATAGTTtttggggaagccaag ATCGAAGATTTATCCCAGCAAGCACAACTAGCAGCTGCTGAGAAATTCAAAGTTCAAGGTGAAGCTGTCTCAAACATTCAAGAAAACACACAGACTCCAACCGTACAAGAGGAGAGTGAAGAGGAAGAG GTCGATGAAACAGGTGTAGAAGTTAAAGACATAGAATTGGTCATGTCACAAGCAAATGTGTCGAGAGCAAAGGCAGTCCGAGCCCTGAAGAACAACAGTAATGATATTGTAAATGCGATTATG GAATTAACAATGTAA
- the NACA gene encoding nascent polypeptide-associated complex subunit alpha isoform X2: MFGEGCCCVSPLSNPAWSLRLSDFKLECVLGGMLYQVGLHNSPFFSSPPPFFISFCLSPAVLPMSSALSVTAALGQPGQTLPPPCSPAPQQCPLSTANQAAPFPSPSTIASTPFEVPFTQSSSGTALPLGTAPEAPTFLPNLIGPPISPAALALASPMIAPTLKGTPSSSAPLALVALAPHSVQKSSAFPPNLPSSPPSVAVAESGSVISLSAPIAPSEPKTNLIKVPSEVVPNPKGTPSPSCIVSTVPYHCVTPVASVQSGMASLPQTTPTTTLAITSLQVKDTTISSALTSPQNPGSLSLKGPVSPSAALPLSTQSLPVVTSSQKTVGPNTPPDFPIYLGSHLAPLYQSSFGSVQPLGQTSPSALTDPTVKTISIDHSSTGDSYPSQRSVIPPLPSRNEVVPATVAAFPVVAPSVDKGPSTITSITYSPSGSLNVATSSSLSPTTSLILKSSPNATHHYPLVAQMPVSSVGTTPLVVTNPCTIDAAATTFEVATCVSPPISSGPISNIEPTSPAALVMAPVAPKEPSTQVATTLRTPVSPPLPDPEDLKNLPSSVLVKFPTQKDLQTAPASPDGAAFSPAQAELTTKKDPTVLPLAQTVRKNSPSFQSTSSSPEISLSPETTVAKKSLEGPLPIVTAFPLQSADPAGVAPTTAKGTSTYTATASPFLEGTVSLAPENHPVKEGTSTFTTLSLVPTASDCPVAPSPQNTSAPLATLVLAPEIPKSVPSPSLPAAGTPPGTKKVDGISHTSALAPVASSPKEYPTEDSGASATASSKGSLTYLADSPSPLGVSVSQTKRPPTKKGSAGPDTPVGNLSSPVSPVEASFLPENILSFQDSKDSPATKHSPTPPSPKGAPAPSAVTPLSPKRVTLTPKETSTPSVVNPPFPKEGPATPAPKQASAPPALSRTSSSLKKVPATPSPKGTPTPPAATPPSPRGGLATPSPKGAPTPLAATPPPRKGGPATPSPKGTPKPPAATPPSPRGGPATPSPKGAPTPPAATPPSPKGGPATTPSPKGAPTPPAANPSSPKGGPATSSPKGGPATPSPKGGPATPSPKRAPTPPAATPPSPKGAPTPLAATPSPKGGPATPSSKGAPTPPAATPPSPKGGPAIPPHKGAPTPPAVTPPSPKGGSATPSPRGAPTPPAATPPSPKGNLAAPPHKEAPSPSVVTSPSPKGDPATSPPKGAPTPPAATPPSPKGTPTLPTTTPSSKGSPTTPSSKEDPTPPAATPSHKGGPAVTPPSPKRGPAIPSPKGDPTSPAVIPFSPKKAPATPVTREGPATPSKGDTTPLAVTPVSLKKAPATSAPKGGPATPSSKGDPTLPAVTPPSPKEPSVPKQAPTSSSPKKAPATPAPMGAPILPAVIPSSPKEVPATPSSRRDPIAQIATPLSKNTPATLAPKEALIPPAMTLPSPKKSPAIPAPKEAPATPSSKEASSPPAVTPSSYKGAPSPKEAPTPPAVTPPSPKKGPATPAPKGTPTSPPVTPSSLKDFPASPVSVTCKMGATVPQASKGLPAKKGPTALKEVLVAPAPESTPVITAPTRKGPQTKKSSATSPPMCPDPSANNGSKGPLSTVAPAPLLPAQKCSSKTSKGKDASHSPKGPLAPPESKASTPLTAAASEKVLPKPESASVSPPPTPPVSLPLAPSPVPTLPPKQQFLLSSPGLVLESPSKPLAPADEDELPPLIPPEPISGGVPFQSVLVNMPTPKAAGIPVPTPSAKQPVMKNNKGSGTESDSDESVPELEEQDSTQATTQQAQLAAAAEIDEEPVSKAKQSRSEKKARKAMSKLGLRQVTGVTRVTIRKSKNILFVITKPDVYKSPASDTYIVFGEAKIEDLSQQAQLAAAEKFKVQGEAVSNIQENTQTPTVQEESEEEEVDETGVEVKDIELVMSQANVSRAKAVRALKNNSNDIVNAIMELTM, encoded by the exons ATGTTTGGGGAAGGTTGTTGTTGCGTGTCACCTTTATCTAATCCTGCGTGGTCACTTAGACTGTCAGATTTTAAACTCGAGTGTGTCCTAGGAGGCATGTTGTACCAAGTTGGGCTGCATAACTCACCTTTTTTCTCCTCCCCCCCCCCTTTCTTTATCTCCTTTTGCCTTTCTCCAGCTGTGCTACCTATGTCTTCAGCCTTGAGTGTCACTGCTGCCTTAGGCCAGCCTGGACAAACCCTCCCCCCTCCTTGCTCTCCTGCCCCACAACAGTGCCCTCTGTCAACTGCTAACCAGGCTGCCCCATTCCCTTCCCCCTCTACTATTGCCTCGACCCCTTTTGAAGTTCCTTTTACCCAGTCATCCTCTGGAACAGCCCTACCTTTGGGAACTGCCCCTGAAGCCCCAACTTTCCTACCAAACCTAATAGGGCCTCCCATCTCCCCAGCTGCCTTAGCTCTGGCCTCTCCCATGATAGCTCCAACTCTGAAAGGGACGCCTTCCTCTTCAGCTCCCTTAGCTCTGGTTGCCCTGGCTCCCCACTCAGTTCAGAAGAGTTCTGCTTTTCCACCTAACCTTCCTTCTTCACCTCCTTCAGTGGCTGTAGCTGAGTCAGGGTCAGTGATATCACTGTCAGCTCCCATTGCTCCCTCAGAACCAAAGACTAATCTTATTAAAGTTCCCTCTGAGGTAGTCCCTAATCCAAAAGGCACCCCCAGTCCTTCATGTATAGTCAGTACCGTTCCTTACCACTGTGTGACTCCCGTGGCCTCTGTTCAATCTGGAATGGCCTCCCTTCCTCAGACAACACCCACAACTACCCTAGCTATCACTTCCCTTCAAGTCAAAGATACCACCATTTCCTCAGCTCTAACTTCTCCGCAAAACCCAGGAAGCCTCAGCCTAAAGGGGCCTGTTAGTCCATCTGCTGCCTTACCTCTTTCAACTCAGTCTCTTCCTGTGGTGACCTCTTCTCAAAAGACTGTGGGTCCCAACACTCCCCCAGATTTTCCCATTTATCTGGGCTCTCATCTTGCACCTTTGTATCAAAGTTCTTTTGGTTCTGTCCAACCTTTAGGTCAAACAAGTCCCAGTGCTTTGACAGACCCTACAGTGAAGACCATTTCTATAGATCATTCTTCCACTGGGGACTCTTATCCTTCTCAGAGATCTGTaattcctccccttccttccagaAATGAGGTAGTTCCTGCTACTGTGGCTGCCTTTCCAGTGGTGGCTCCATCTGTTGACAAAGGTCCCTCTACCATCACTAGCATAACCTACAGCCCTTCTGGCTCCTTAAATGTAGCTACCTCCTCTTCATTATCTCCTACGACCTCTCTCATTCTCAAAAGCTCTCCTAATGCCACTCATCATTATCCTTTAGTGGCCCAAATGCCTGTTTCTTCTGTTGGAACCACCCCACTTGTGGTGACTAACCCCTGTACAATTGATGCAGCAGCTACTACCTTTGAGGTAGCTACTTGTGTTTCTCCTCCAATTTCATCAGGTCCCATAAGTAATATAGAACCAACTTCCCCTGCTGCCTTGGTTATGGCACCTGTGGCTCCCAAAGAGCCTTCTACTCAAGTAGCAACCACTCTGAGGACACCAGTCTCTCCTCCTCTGCCAGACCCTGAAGACCTCAAAAATCTCCCCAGTTCAGTATTGGTTAAATTTCCAACACAAAAAGACCTCCAAACTGCACCTGCCTCTCCTGACGGAGCTGCTTTCTCTCCAGCCCAAGCAGAACTCACCACCAAGAAAGACCCTACTGTGTTACCATTAGCCCAGACAGTTCGTAAAAATTCCCCTTCTTTCCAAAGTACATCCTCTTCTCCAGAGATATCTCTTTCTCCTGAAACCACCGTAGCAAAGAAAAGCCTTGAAGGCCCTCTCCCTATAG TGACTGCATTTCCTTTGCAAAGTGCTGACCCTGCTGGGGTGGCTCCCACAACTGCCAAAGGTACCTCAACTTATACAGCTACAGCCAGCCCTTTTCTAGAAGGAACTGTCTCTTTAGCTCCTGAAAACCACCCAGTTAAGGAAGGTACTTCCACTTTTACTACTTTATCCTTGGTTCCTACAGCTTCAGATTGCCCTGTGGCTCCATCCCCCCAGAATACCTCTGCTCCTCTGGCTACCTTAGTGCTGGCCCCTGAAATCCCAAAGTCTGTGCCCTCACCCTCTCTTCCCGCAGCTGGGACTCCTCCAGGTACAAAAAAGGTTGATGGTATTTCTCATACTTCAGCATTGGCACCTGTTGCTTCCTCTCCCAAAGAGTACCCAACTGAGGACTCTGGTGCTTCTGCTACTGCATCTTCCAAAGGATCTCTGACTTACCTAGCTGACTCCCCATCTCCTTTAGGGGTTAGTGTGTCTCAGACTAAAAGACCTCCAACCAAGAAGGGTTCTGCTGGCCCTGATACTCCTGTTGGAAATCTCTCGTCCCCTGTTTCTCCAGTTGAAGCTTCGTTTCTTCCAGagaatattctttctttccaaGACTCTAAAGACTCACCCGCCACGAAGCATTCTCCCACTCCTCCATCCCCCAAAGGGGCCCCTGCTCCCTCAGCTGTGactcctctgtctcccaaaagAGTAACACTAACCCCCAAAGAGACCTCCACTCCTTCAGTTGTGAATCCGCCCTTCCCCAAAGAGGGTCCAGCTACCCCAGCACCCAAACAGGCTTCCGCTCCTCCCGCTCTATCCAGGACTTCTTCCTCCCTCAAAAAGGTCCCAGCTACGCCATCCCCCAAAGGGACCCCCACACCCCCAGCTGCAACTCCTCCCTCCCCCAGAGGAGGCCTAGCTACCCCATCCCCCAAAGGGGCCCCCACACCCCTAGCTGCAACTCCTCCTCCCCGCAAAGGAGGCCCAGCTACCCCATCCCCCAAAGGGACCCCCAAACCCCCAGCTGCAACTCCTCCCTCCCCCAGAGGAGGCCCAGCTACCCCATCCCCCAAAGGGGCCCCCACACCCCCTGCTGCaactcctccctcccccaaagGAGGTCCAGCAACTACCCCATCCCCCAAAGGGGCCCCCACTCCCCCAGCTGCAAACCCTTCCTCCCCAAAAGGAGGCCCAGCTACCTCATCCCCAAAAGGAGGCCCAGCTACCCCATCCCCAAAAGGAGGCCCAGCTACCCCATCCCCCAAACGGGCCCCCACTCCCCCAGCTGCAACTCCACCTTCCCCAAAAGGGGCCCCCACACCCCTAGCTGCAActccttccccaaaaggaggTCCAGCTACCCCATCCTCCAAAGGGGCCCCCACACCCCCAGCTGCAACTCCTCCCTCCCCAAAAGGAGGCCCAGCTATCCCACCCCACAAAGGGGCTCCCACTCCCCCAGCTGTGACTCCTCCCTCCCCAAAAGGAGGTTCAGCTACCCCATCCCCCAGAGGTGCCCCCACTCCCCCAGCAGCAACTCCTCCCTCCCCAAAAGGAAATCTAGCTGCCCCACCCCACAAAGAGGCCCCCAGTCCTTCAGTTGTAACTTCTCCCTCTCCAAAAGGAGATCCAGCTACCTCACCCCCCAAAGGGGCCCCCACTCCCCCAGCTGCaactcctccctcccccaaagGGACCCCCACTCTCCCAACTACAACTCCCTCCTCTAAAGGAAGCCCAACTACCCCATCCTCCAAAGAGGACCCCACTCCCCCAGCTGCAACTCCCTCCCACAAAGGAGGTCCAGCTGTGACTCCTCCCTCCCCTAAAAGAGGACCAGCTATCCCATCTCCCAAAGGGGACCCCACTTCCCCAGCAGTGATTCCTTTCTCCCCCAAAAAGGCTCCAGCAACTCCAGTCACCAGAGAAGGCCCAGCCACCCCATCCAAAGGCGATACCACTCCCCTAGCAGTGACTCCTGTCTCCCTCAAAAAGGCCCCAGCAACTTCAGCCCCCAAAGGAGGCCCAGCTACCCCATCCTCCAAAGGGGATCCCACCCTCCCAGCAGTGACTCCTCCTTCCCCCAAGGAGCCCTCAGTCCCCAAACAAGCTCCCACTTCTTCCTCTCCCAAAAAGGCCCCGGCAACTCCAGCCCCCATGGGGGCCCCCATTCTGCCAGCTGTGATTCCTTCTTCCCCCAAAGAGGTCCCAGCTACCCCATCCTCCAGAAGGGACCCCATTGCCCAAATAGCGACTCCTCTCTCTAAAAATACCCCAGCAACTCTAGCCCCCAAAGAGGCCCTCATTCCCCCAGCTATGACTCTTCCCTCCCCCAAAAAGAGCCCAGCAATTCCAGCCCCCAAAGAAGCCCCGGCTACCCCATCCTCCAAAGAGGCCTCCAGTCCCCCAGCAGTGACTCCTTCCTCTTACAAAGGGGCCCCATCTCCCAAAGAGGCCCCTACTCCTCCAGCTGTGACTCCTCCATCCCCCAAAAAGGGCCCAGCAACTCCAGCCCCCAAAGGGACCCCCACTTCCCCACCTGTGACTCCTTCCTCCCTCAAAGACTTCCCTGCCTCCCCAGTTTCTGTCACATGTAAAATGGGGGCCACTGTTCCTCAAGCATCTAAAGGGCTTCCAGCAAAGAAAGGCCCCACAGCTCTCAAAGAAGTACTTGTTGCCCCAGCTCCAGAAAGTACGCCAGTCATCACAGCTCCCACTCGGAAAGGTCCACAGACCAAAAAGAGTTCTGCCACTTCACCTCCTATGTGTCCAGATCCCTCAGCTAACAATGGTTCTAAAGGACCCCTTTCCACAGTGGCTCCAGCCCCTCTACTCCCTGCTCAGAAATGCTCTTCAAAGACATCAAAAGGCAAAGATGCTTCTCATTCCCCAAAGGGCCCCTTGGCTCCTCCTGAGTCTAAGGCATCCACCCCTCTAACAGCAGCTGCCTCTGAGAAGGTCCTTCCTAAACCTGAATCAGCATCTGTCTCTCCACCACCCACCCCACCAGTCTCTCTGCCTCTTGCTCCCTCCCCAGTTCCCACTCTGCCTCCTAAACAGCAATTTTTGCTGTCCTCTCCTGGGCTGGTGTTGGAATCACCCTCTAAACCCCTAGCCCCTGCTGATGAGGATGAGCTGCCGCCTCTGATACCCCCGGAACCAATCTCTGGGGGAGTGCCTTTCCAGTCAGTCCTCGTCAACATGCCCACCCCCAAAGCTGCTGGAATCCCTGTCCCAACCCCCTCTGCCAAGCAGCCTGTTATGAAGAACAACAAGG GGTCTGGAACAGAATCTGATAGTGATGAATCAGTACCAGAGCTTGAAGAACAGGATTCCACCCAGGCAACCACACAACAAGCCCAG CTGGCGGCAGCAGCTGAAATTGATGAAGAACCAGTCAGTAAAGCAAAACAGAGTCGGAGTGAAAAGAAGGCACGGAAG gcTATGTCCAAACTGGGTCTTCGACAGGTTACAGGAGTTACTAGAGTCACTATCCGGAAATCTAAGAATATCCTCTTTGTCATCACAAAACCAGATGTCTACAAGAGCCCTGCTTCAGATACTTACATAGTTtttggggaagccaag ATCGAAGATTTATCCCAGCAAGCACAACTAGCAGCTGCTGAGAAATTCAAAGTTCAAGGTGAAGCTGTCTCAAACATTCAAGAAAACACACAGACTCCAACCGTACAAGAGGAGAGTGAAGAGGAAGAG GTCGATGAAACAGGTGTAGAAGTTAAAGACATAGAATTGGTCATGTCACAAGCAAATGTGTCGAGAGCAAAGGCAGTCCGAGCCCTGAAGAACAACAGTAATGATATTGTAAATGCGATTATG GAATTAACAATGTAA